The genome window ttcctctgctcctctcaCTTGGTTTGTGACTGTGCAAACACCCATGGCCAGGAGTGAGCCGTGCTTGTGTTTGCACTGTGTGAAGGTACCAGGCAGAGGTTGCCATCACTGGGGCTTGTGCTGCAGTTCCCTCCCAGAAGCAGCAAAGAGTGAGGGGTATGGGGTGAGAAATGCCTTTATGTAGTGAGGGGTATGGAGtgggaaatgcttttatttaatgagGGATATGGAGTGAGAAGTGCTTTCATTTAGTGATGTTGGCAGAGGTGTGGAGGAgtgatgctgtgctggctgtgctgccctgtgagctgctcccactgcagcctGCACTGACAGCTcaaggcagctcagcagggtgggctgcagctctgagcagtgcaggagcACAAGGAGCGGCTTTATTCCCTCTGCACTCCATCCTCTTACACggtctcctttcctttccacctGTTGCTGAGATGAACTGTTGGCTGTTGGGCCTGAACCTGCAAAGTGATGTGCATTGAGCAGTGACGCCGCTGTGATagcagcccagcagcaagcTGTGGTGTGTGCTCAGCCCTCCCCTGTTTCTGCCCCTTTACACCCATGATacccctgcagtgctgtgtgagctggGGAGGAGCTGCATGGTCACAGCGCTGTGtgccacagcccagcagcaccacatcCACACTGAGAGCTGAGCAGCCGCAGGTCAGAGCCTGCTCCTTTCAGCTCAGCTGTTCTGGTGAGACCTGGGCTCCTGGGAGATTCACTGCAGAGGAGGCTGGAagtgctgtttttaaaagcagccaAGGGCTCGgggtggcagagctgtgcccagtgCCGCGCTGTGTCCATGGGCTCCTcagctgaagcagctgcagcgtgtcctgctgtgctcagccacACTCTGTGCCTCAGAGCCAGTCTGCCTCCTCAGGGACACGGTGCCTTCCAGGAGAGATGGCTCTGCTCCTCAaaccctgcagcagcaccagggggTGCATTGGGGCGTGGTTAGAAGAGGGCAGCCCTGACGTATTGGGGGCAGTAGAAAGCAGACAGCCCTGATGCACGGGGGTGGTTAGAAACACAGCCCTGATGCATTGGGACTGAGTTTAGAAACACAGCCctgactgcactgaaaaaaacaaacggTACGCCAGCGAAAGGGGGCGCGGGGGACGGGGACGTAGAAACACAGCCCTGATGCATCTGGGGTGGTTAGAAACACAGCCCTGATGCATTGGGGCGGTTAGAAACACAGCCCTGATGCATTGGGGTGGTTAGAAACACTGCCCTGATGCATTGACGGGTGGTAGAACACAGCCCTGATGGCACTGGGGTGGTTAGAAAACACTGCCCCTGATGCATATGGGGGGTGGTTAGAAGCAGGACAGCCCTGATGCTGACGGAAGGGACAAGCGAGTGCTGAGCACAGGGTGTGATGCTCCATGGcgcagggctctgctctgcaggcagcgCTGCAATGCTGTGCCACGGTGCTGGtcctggatggggctgtgggtgaaGGGCAGCACATGGTGCGATCCCAGCACTGATGGGATCTGAGGGATGAGAACAGTGAACGCTCAGCCCGGATTAGGGGGAGTTTCTTGAGGGTCAGTCTGTGTTAAATGCGGTTTAGCTGCATGCGTTCCTCCATGTTCTCCCTGCTGTAAGGCTgcacctgctgctcctctggCTGCATCAGGGACAGCAGTGGGCATGGCTGCAAttaacagctctgctgctccttgcactGAGTCGCTGCTTCCAGGTACGCGCTGGGAGCAGTCGGTGAAGGAACGGGACATTCCTTGTTCCATCTGCTCCACGGGTGCTGTCCCATGGAGgcaatgcagtgcagtgcagctgtTGAGATTCTGCATCTCCACGTTGCCCAGCGAGGTCCTCGTGCcccctgctgcagtgcaggtcCCAGCTCAGCGTGGTGCAGCCGGGCACGCTGTGTCCGTGCAGCGCAGTGAGAAATGCTCAGTGCTGCGTGCAGCGCAGCAGGCTCCTGTCCGCAGTCACATGGCAGCGAGCTGCTGCCTCGTGctttgtgctgggagctgcagctggagggcaGTGCTCGGTGCCAGTCCTGCTCGGAGAGAGGTCAGCACCCCCTGCCCGCAGCctgtctgcagcactgcatctgCCTCAGCCTCATGGTCTGCAAGCACAGCATTGCTCAGCTCAtggtctgcagcacagcacttgCTCAGGTCTCAtggtctgcagcacagcattcttcagctctgctctcatgcagcacagcactgctcagctcattgtctgcagcacagcactgctcagctcatggtctgcagcacagcactgctcagctcatTGCAAcgggcacagcactgctcagtttcattctgcagccacagcactgcttcagcttccattgctgcagcacagcactgctcagctcattgcagcacagcactgctcagttttcattcttgcagcacagcactgctcagctcattgcagcacagcactgctcagttcattctgcagcacagcactgctcagctcattgcagcacagcactgctcagttcATTCTGTCTGCAGCACAAGCATGCTCAGCTCATTGCCGCACAGCACTGGCTCAGGCTCATTGCAGCACGCACTGCTAAGTCATTCTGCCAGCACGCATGGCTCAGCTcatgtctgcagcacagcacttgCTCAGCTCATTGCCAGGCACCAGCACTGCCTCGGCCTcattgcagcacagcactgctcaagCTAATCCTCGTCTGCAGCACAAGCACTGCTCAGTTTATTAAATgcactcacagcactgctcagttcattgcagcacagcactgctcagctaaTCCTGTCTgcatcacagcactgctcagttcattgcagcacagcactgctcagctcattccgcagcacagcactgctcagcccaTTCCTCTGCAAGGAATCCACCACCCCACACCCTGCAGACCCTGCAGCCCTCGCTCTGTCACTGGGTGGGATCACTTGCTATTCGTGCCGGCTCATCGACCTCCCACGTGTTGTGTGTGTGCCGCATGATTGTGGTGTATACACCATGTATcagccccatggctgtgctgcctggctCCCGCTCGTAGCTTGCAGCCATtgcaccagcagctccctcGTAACACTTGCttcctgtttcttctctcttccaccCTCGTTAtatcttcactttctttttctctttgtgacgGGACACTGTCAGACGATGTATTGAAAGCAAACCCTTCTAATTTCGGAACCCAGATCACACGAGTGAGTTCCTTTCGGCCGCTGTCTGtagctgttttctttgtctgtcCTCAACTCTGGTTTTGGTGAAGCTCAGCCATGTTTAGTGACTGCAATTAGGTGAGAGAATCCTCTGTCTTGTCCAATATCCCCTTTTCACAAAGCAATGTTCTCTTTACATTGGCCTTGCTAATTCCCAGGGCTGGCACACTGGGTTCGCCAGCTCCGTCCTGCTCTGATGCTGTTGGTCTTTGAGACCCTTTGTGAAATAGCTGACAGGTGGGAAACATCAACACTTATACATGGTGAAATTGGGCCTTTTGAGAGATCGTGCACAGAAACCCTGAACAGAACAGAGGGGATCTGAGTGCTTAGGGTGGCAGGTGTCTTTCTTGGCAGCTTTCTTTATGTTCTGAGTAGTGCCCAGCTTGGGAGCTGTTGCCCACGTTGGAGGCAGAGCAGCGGCCTCCTCTGTCCCACTGCTTCCAACCAGGACCTGCTTCAATTGTTCAGTTGCTGTTAAAATGGTGCAGCCGGGTCCCCTCTGTGATGGCTGACGTTCCTTGGCTCTGGGTTCCTTGTTGGGGGTCTCAGGGGCTCGTAGTgttcctgccccacagccctggcATTGACCTGCAGCCTTTGTTTCCCTGATgacctgggagctgcagcccgGAGCACGGTGCgctgtttgtgctgtgttgGATTGTTTCTTTGCTCACTGGGATCACTTGCATGGGGTTTTTGGCACCTTCTCCAATGTAACCTGTACATTGCTTTTGTATGACGTAACACCCGGGTGATTTCCACACCAGCTCCCGCTCCGTCCCCCACCCGTGCGCTGTTCGTGCTGTACGTTTGCagccctttctttttattatcgCTTCTggttttttcccttccagaatTTGCTTGTTGCtttgaaagcagctgctctgtgccattaAGGAGAGCAGGTCGTGCTGGCTGGGAGCACGTGGGCAGGCATGAAGCCGTAGCCCAGCTGACcggctgctgctctcctctcctctctgctgctggggcGGCATCGTGCCCGGTGCCGTGTTGGGGGCTGATATTGTCCCTCTAATCCCTGCCCGCTTTCTTTTGCCCCAGAGGTTGAAGGATCTCAAGCAAAGGGAGTTTGCTCGTAACGTCTCCTCGAGGTCAAGGAAGGATGAGAGGAAGCAGGAGAGGGCCCTGCGGCGCCTGCACGAGCTGGCTGAGCAGCGGAGGCAGCCGGAGTGGTGAGTGAGGCTGTCCTGCTTGGGCTGCTCTGAGTGATGGAGAGCTGAGGTTCAGCGCTGTGCTGAGCTACTGGCAGGAGGGAATGTGCTGAGTTGTTGCTCCCTTGTGTTACCCAGCAGCCATTATTGCCTGCTGTCGTGTGATGGTGTCAAAGCATTCAGATGAGTGTATGGCATGGGAGTACCTGGGAGAGGTGAAATGTGACTTTAGGTGtacgaggacaggctgagagaggtggggctgttcagcctggagaagtgaaggctcTGGGTAGACCTTACAgcccttccaggacccaaagggagcctgcaggaaagctggggagggactttttagaaGGGCATGTAGAGACAGGACCaggggaaattattttaaagtggGTGAGTGTGGGTTTAGACCAGATATTAGAAAGAAGTTCTTAACTGTGAGGGCAGTgcagcactggaacatgttgccctGTGAGGTGTGTGGGTGCCCCCTGGAAGCACTgaaggttggatggggctgtgagcaacttGGTGTAGAGGCAGGTGGGtccatagcagggggttggaaccaggtgatcttaagggtcccttGAACCCAAACATGCAGCCATCAACATTTTCTCTTGTTCCTGCAGCGCTCCGGGAAGCGGCCCCATGTTCAGAACCACCACCGTGGCTGTGGATGAGGAAGGTGGGGACGACGACGACGCTGCGGCCAACAGCAGCTCATTCACCCCGTCGTGGGGCGCAGGAGGGGAGATGGGCACAGACAGGGGCTTCCTAAATGTGGGGCAGGTTGGTGGCAGCACCGTGCCAGGCCAGGCACCGCTGCAGGCAGCGCAAGCCGTCAGCTTTGGCATGAAGGGTGCACTGGGAACCCCGCTGCAGAAGATCGGTGTGTCCTTCTCCTTTGCCAAGAAGACTCCGGTGAAGCTGGAGACCATCGCGTCGGTGTTCAAGGACCACGTGGATGAATCGAGTTCTGCAGATGGAGCAAAAGCTGATGAGAAAGGGTCCTCAGATGGAGGGGGGCTGCAGAAAGCCGGAGAGGGAGAAAGCACCAACAGCTCGGATGGCAAGGGAGAGGATGACGACCACGACAAGGACAGTGGGTCTCTGGCCACCACGCTGTCTAAGCTGAAAAAGATGCGGCGAGAGGACGGGCCGACGGCAGTTGAACCAGAATATTACCATTATATCCCCCCGGCCCACTGCAAAGTAAAGCCCAACTTCCAGTTCCTGCTCTTCATGAAGTCCACAGAACAAACGGAAGCTGAAAACgtgaacaaaaaaaatgcaaatgaaatgagaaagggaaattcccccaaacccaaacccagcAAACACGCAGAGAAGGCGGCTGAGAGCGCAGCGCAGCCCAAGGAGCAGAGCGCACCTGaaagcagtgtgcagcagggcaaggcagagcagaaggaagagatagAGGATGTGAGTGCACAGGAGAACAAGGACctggcagagagcagcctgCCTGAGCCAGGAGTGCCCGGCGATGCCGCCCAGCCTGCCCCAAGCTGTAGGGATGTCCCAGAGGGGCCCAGGCCGCCCCCGGGGCCCTTCATTCCGGTTCTGAGTAAGGACGAGAGCACCACTCTGCAGTGGCCTTCGGAGCTGATGATATTTACCAAGGCAGAGCCGTCTGTTTCCTACAGCTGCAATCCTCTGTACTTTGATTTCAAGCTCTCCCGCAACAAAGATGCCAAAGGGAAAGGGGCTGAGAAGTGCAAGGATACAGGTGGGATGTGCAGGGAGAACATCCAGAGCGCAGAGCTCGGGGAGGGGAGCAAAGCCAAGGAGCCCGACAGCGTAACCGACGGCTCCgggggagcagagagcagatCGATGTGCCAGGGCCGGCAGGAGGGCAGCCTGCAGGACAGGGACGAGGAGGAGGGTGAAGGTGATGAGAGCGGGAGGAGCGGGAGCGGCCGGGGTAAAACCGGGAAATcccacaaacacaaaaagaaaaagaagcacaaaaagTCCAGCAGACACAAACGGAAACACAAGGAGGAGCCCGAGGAGAAGAGCCGCAGAACTGACATGGGAGAGGAGAAACCCAGGAAGAGGAGGCGGCACCGGCACAAAAAGGTGAAGTCTTCCCTTTGTAGCGAGTCGGGGCGGGCGCTGCGGGCTGAGCTGCCTGAGGACTGCGGCCATGGCCTAAAGAAGCAGCAGCGCAGCTCGCAGGACTCGCAGCGGAAATCACTGTCGGcagaggagggcagcagcagcggcaggAAGGACGACAGCGGCGCCTCGTGCCCCGAGCGCGGCCCCAAGAAGCGCAGGGCTGCACGACGCCGCTGCCTACAGCGCCGCAGCCGCAGGAGCAGCGCGGACGAGGAGGACAGTGATGAGGGCTCTGGGGGGAAGCGCTCGCGGGACAGCGACGACTACGGGTCGGGCAGCGAGCGCTCGCGGAGCCGCTCTGCATCAGGGCGCGGGCACTCGTCGCGGCGATCATACTCCAGCAGCTCTGACGCCTCGAGTGAGCGCAGCCGCTACAGCCGCCGCAGGAGCTACAGCGACAGCTACAGCGACTACAGCCAGCGCTCACGGTGCTCCAAGCGCTCACAGGACTCAGAGGATGATTCTGACTACAACAGGTCGAAGCGACGCAAGTACTCGTCATCAGAAGATTACAGCTCCAGTAGGAGCCGCTCCAGGAGCCGCAGCAGGAGATCGAGGACGCGCAGCCGGGGCCGCACAcggagcagcagctgcagccgcAGCCGCAGCAAGAGGAGGAGCCGCAGCATGACGGGGCGCAGCTGGAAGCGCAGCCGCAGCTACAGCCGCGGGCGCAGCACCAGGAGCCACTCGCAGCGCTCGGTGTCCAGGAAGGGCTCGAGGGGCCACGACAGCCCCGAGGAGAGGAGGTCAGGCAGGAGGGACTTCATCAGGTCCAAGATCTACCGCTCCCAGTCGCCGCATTACTTCCGAGCGGCGCGGGGCGAAGGGGCCGTGAAGAAGGAGGATGGCAAAGCGGAGGAGAGCAGGGGGTCCCAGAACAGCAGCTCGGGCACCAGCCGCACATCGGAGGGGGACTGCAGCCCCGAGGAGAGGAACTCGGTTACCGccaaactgctgctggagaaggtgCAGTCCCGCAAGGTGGAGAAGAAGCCCTGTGTCACTGATGAGGTGCTGCCAGGGGCTGGCAAGGTGGGCATCAAGCTGAAGGACCCCCCGCAGGGCTACTTCGGCCCCAAGCTGCCGCCTTCCTTGGGCAACAAACCCATGCTGCCCTTAATCGGGAAACTGCCGACGGTGCGGAAACCCAATGCCAGGAGGTACGAGGAGAGCGCGGAGCGCGGCGAGGAGCTGTCGGACTCGGACGGGGCGGAGGACGCGGTGCCGGGTGGGCAACCATTGCCGGGGGACCCGACCGTGGAGGAGCCAAAGCGGGAGGAGGAGCTGCCCGCTGTGCCCATGGAGGCGCCGGCGCTGCCCGAGTGCTTCGGCTCTGGGGACCTGGTGCTGCCGCACGCCTTCCTGGCTGCCCCGGGTGATGCTGAAGCACTGGAGCCCATGGATGGCAGCGGGCAGCCCGTGCCCGTGGAGGCGGCCATGATGCCGCTGGTCCCCGACGTGGAGCACTTCCCCGGGTACGTGCCGCAGGGCGCCGAGCCCGGCATGGAGGGGGAGCGCGATGGCGGGGAGGACTCATCGCTGGCGCCGCTGGAGAGTCAGCCCATCACCTTCACACCCGAGGAGATGGAGAAGTacagcaagctgcagcaggCGGCgcagcagcacatccagcagcagctcctggccaAGCAGGTCAAGGCTTTCCCCGCGTCGGCTGCTCTGGCCCCGGcggctcctgccctgcagcccataCACATCCCGCAGCCCGCGGCCGCCTCGGCCACGTCCATCACCACGGTGCAGCACgccatcctgcagcaccacgccgccgccgccgccgccgccatcgGCATCCACCCACACCCCCACCCGCAGCCCCTGGCCCAGGTGCACCACATCCCGCAGCCCCACCTGGCGCCCATCTCCCTGTCCCACCTCACCCACTCCATCATCCCGGGTCACCCCGCCACCTTCCTCACCAGCCACCCCATCCACATCATCCCGGCCTCCGCCATCCATCCCGCTCCCTTCACCTTCCACCCCGTTCCCCACGCTCTCTACCCGACGCTCCTCGCCCCACGtcccgctgccgccgccgccgccaccgcgCTGCACCTGCACCCCCTGCTGCACCCCATCTTCTCAGGGCAGGACCTGCAGCACCCCCCGAGTCACGGCACATGAAGGGCGGCCGCGGGGGGAACGGTGTCTGTTGTGCTCGGGGTGAAGCTGAGCAGGTGGAAGCTGAGGATGGGATTCACGTTCACCTCGAGCAGCCAAAGAAACACGGAGGGGTCGCACGTGTGGGGCGCTGTGACGGGACCGACAATGGGACGTTGTGGGACCCCCATGGGCTCAATGCATCGACTGGTGGCGCCCCCAGAGGCCTCTGACGGGGCAGTGTTCAATGGGCTCCAGTGGGACGCTGCAGTGGGACCTGTCTCCAATTGGGCTCTGGGGGGTCCCTAGAGGACATGGAATGGGCTCCAGTGGGACACCGGGTGGCACCTGCGGTGGGCTGTGAGATGACATCGGGTTGGACCCCAGGGGGACCCCAATGGGCTCCAATTGGACTTCAGTGGGACACCCAGTGAGCtccaatgggactcaatgggatccaatgggatccaatgggactcaatgggattcaatgggaccCCACTGGGATGTCCAATGGGCTGCAGTGAggctccctatggggccccaatgggacatggaggtccccaatgggacatggggaccccaatgggacatgggTGGGTTCCCAATGGACATGGGTGGGTTCCCAATGGGACATGGGTGGGTTCCCAATGGGGCCAGCAGTTCACCACACTCCTCCCGTGTGACTCTGGGTCTCCATGACCCCCATGTGTTGGAGGGGCTCCTCCTGGGCAGGATCCGGCCCCATTGCTgccatggggtgggggtggcagcagggctctgctgtgcccGGCCCCATTAATTTATAGGATATCTCTATTTTTGTTTAACGTACAGAATTGCACTGAGGGCGGATGGGGGGGGGCCTTATCCGGGAGGGACGGTCGGGGATGGGGACCCCACAGCTCGTTAACGTCCTGCTAGACTTAACGAGGCGCTTGGCTTGTTGTTACCGGCCTGGATATTTAACTGTGTACATAAGGAGagatataaatataaatataggCATGTACAAACTCcagggggagagggggggcTTTCTAATAAAGCGACGGTTTGTggaacagcagctgtgggtctggggggggggatcTTTGGGGGGAGCGGTCCTTGTTGTGGAGAACTGCTGGGGGGGCTAAGGTCTGGAAGGGGGTGCGAGGGAAGGGAGGGATCTTTGGAAGAGGGGGGGGTCTCCTTTGAGAGAGGCATGGGGGGGGAG of Coturnix japonica isolate 7356 chromosome 27, Coturnix japonica 2.1, whole genome shotgun sequence contains these proteins:
- the GPATCH8 gene encoding G patch domain-containing protein 8 — encoded protein: MGMGRMEMELDYAEDATERRRVLEVEKEDTEELRQKYKDYVDKEKAIAKALEELRANFYCELCDKQYHKHQEFDNHINSYDHAHKQRLKDLKQREFARNVSSRSRKDERKQERALRRLHELAEQRRQPECAPGSGPMFRTTTVAVDEEGGDDDDAAANSSSFTPSWGAGGEMGTDRGFLNVGQVGGSTVPGQAPLQAAQAVSFGMKGALGTPLQKIGVSFSFAKKTPVKLETIASVFKDHVDESSSADGAKADEKGSSDGGGLQKAGEGESTNSSDGKGEDDDHDKDSGSLATTLSKLKKMRREDGPTAVEPEYYHYIPPAHCKVKPNFQFLLFMKSTEQTEAENVNKKNANEMRKGNSPKPKPSKHAEKAAESAAQPKEQSAPESSVQQGKAEQKEEIEDVSAQENKDLAESSLPEPGVPGDAAQPAPSCRDVPEGPRPPPGPFIPVLSKDESTTLQWPSELMIFTKAEPSVSYSCNPLYFDFKLSRNKDAKGKGAEKCKDTGGMCRENIQSAELGEGSKAKEPDSVTDGSGGAESRSMCQGRQEGSLQDRDEEEGEGDESGRSGSGRGKTGKSHKHKKKKKHKKSSRHKRKHKEEPEEKSRRTDMGEEKPRKRRRHRHKKVKSSLCSESGRALRAELPEDCGHGLKKQQRSSQDSQRKSLSAEEGSSSGRKDDSGASCPERGPKKRRAARRRCLQRRSRRSSADEEDSDEGSGGKRSRDSDDYGSGSERSRSRSASGRGHSSRRSYSSSSDASSERSRYSRRRSYSDSYSDYSQRSRCSKRSQDSEDDSDYNRSKRRKYSSSEDYSSSRSRSRSRSRRSRTRSRGRTRSSSCSRSRSKRRSRSMTGRSWKRSRSYSRGRSTRSHSQRSVSRKGSRGHDSPEERRSGRRDFIRSKIYRSQSPHYFRAARGEGAVKKEDGKAEESRGSQNSSSGTSRTSEGDCSPEERNSVTAKLLLEKVQSRKVEKKPCVTDEVLPGAGKVGIKLKDPPQGYFGPKLPPSLGNKPMLPLIGKLPTVRKPNARRYEESAERGEELSDSDGAEDAVPGGQPLPGDPTVEEPKREEELPAVPMEAPALPECFGSGDLVLPHAFLAAPGDAEALEPMDGSGQPVPVEAAMMPLVPDVEHFPGYVPQGAEPGMEGERDGGEDSSLAPLESQPITFTPEEMEKYSKLQQAAQQHIQQQLLAKQVKAFPASAALAPAAPALQPIHIPQPAAASATSITTVQHAILQHHAAAAAAAIGIHPHPHPQPLAQVHHIPQPHLAPISLSHLTHSIIPGHPATFLTSHPIHIIPASAIHPAPFTFHPVPHALYPTLLAPRPAAAAAATALHLHPLLHPIFSGQDLQHPPSHGT